The Campylobacter sp. CN_NE2 genome contains a region encoding:
- a CDS encoding NAD(P)-dependent oxidoreductase, producing the protein MKIVLKLRREDSIWQKYIKKLEKFGEVYIIFENKIYENLVLFMKCDILITTNLSIDLLNKMQNLKALFIFKSGFENIPVNELKRRNIVFFNSNANSKNIAEHAIALALSLLHRINEFHSDLQNGIWYSDTKNYFWKSIGDLNVGILGYGSIGSEIYKMLSSMVKKIYIINRGKKYPKGIKLVDELDELINKCNLVFISLPLNDENVNLLCEEKLKMFKDKYIINISRAHICDEYYLFKLLENGYIKGFASDVWYKEANKNDKKDRILPSKYDFHKLPNVLMSPHCATHEYMSHEKYISDIMKKCLNFLKNCK; encoded by the coding sequence ATGAAAATAGTTTTAAAATTAAGACGAGAAGATAGTATTTGGCAAAAATATATAAAAAAATTAGAAAAATTCGGCGAAGTTTATATTATATTTGAAAATAAAATATATGAAAATTTAGTGCTTTTTATGAAATGCGATATTTTAATTACAACTAATTTAAGTATCGATTTATTAAATAAAATGCAAAATTTAAAGGCTTTATTTATATTTAAAAGTGGTTTTGAGAATATACCTGTTAATGAATTAAAAAGAAGAAACATAGTATTTTTTAATTCTAATGCAAATTCAAAAAATATAGCAGAACACGCCATTGCCTTAGCCTTATCGCTTTTACACAGAATAAACGAATTTCATAGTGATTTACAAAATGGAATTTGGTATAGTGATACAAAAAATTATTTTTGGAAAAGTATTGGTGATTTAAATGTAGGTATTTTAGGATATGGCTCTATCGGTTCTGAAATTTACAAAATGCTTTCTAGTATGGTCAAGAAAATTTACATTATCAATCGTGGTAAAAAATATCCAAAAGGAATAAAACTTGTAGATGAATTAGATGAATTAATAAACAAATGCAATCTTGTATTTATTTCTTTACCGCTAAATGATGAAAATGTGAATTTGCTGTGTGAAGAAAAGTTAAAAATGTTTAAAGATAAGTATATTATAAATATTTCTAGGGCTCATATATGTGATGAATATTATCTTTTTAAATTGCTAGAAAACGGATATATAAAGGGCTTTGCTAGTGATGTTTGGTATAAAGAGGCTAATAAAAACGATAAAAAAGATAGAATTTTACCATCAAAATATGATTTTCATAAATTGCCAAATGTGCTTATGTCGCCACATTGTGCCACACATGAATATATGTCGCACGAAAAATATATTAGCGATATTATGAAAAAATGTTTAAATTTTTTAAAAAATTGTAAATAA
- a CDS encoding ComEA family DNA-binding protein, whose protein sequence is MKLSKILVLVTAVASFAFAQINLNTATKKELMMLPGIGAGKAEAIIEYRKSNKFERIEDIKNIKGIGNKRFEMLKDDLSVSGETDTTNLKSVAQKEKAKAERKAKAKAKKTEKNVKKAKDEAKEMTKEAKDSTKKAKSETKEKVKKVKEKSEKTANKAKDEVKENVKKAKKD, encoded by the coding sequence ATGAAATTATCAAAAATTCTAGTTCTAGTTACGGCGGTGGCGAGCTTTGCGTTTGCGCAGATAAACCTTAACACAGCTACAAAAAAAGAACTTATGATGCTACCGGGTATTGGCGCAGGAAAAGCAGAAGCTATCATAGAATATAGAAAATCAAATAAATTTGAAAGAATTGAAGATATAAAAAACATAAAAGGTATCGGAAATAAAAGATTTGAAATGCTAAAAGATGATTTGAGCGTTAGTGGCGAAACCGATACGACAAATTTAAAATCAGTTGCCCAAAAAGAAAAAGCAAAAGCCGAAAGAAAGGCAAAAGCAAAAGCCAAAAAAACAGAAAAAAATGTCAAAAAGGCAAAAGATGAAGCCAAAGAAATGACAAAAGAAGCAAAAGATAGCACTAAAAAGGCTAAAAGCGAAACAAAAGAAAAAGTTAAAAAAGTAAAAGAAAAATCAGAAAAAACTGCAAATAAAGCAAAAGACGAAGTAAAAGAAAACGTTAAAAAAGCAAAAAAAGATTAA
- a CDS encoding ferritin produces the protein MKKNIAKAMSEHAVFEMYSGYIYLQASLVMERENYKGYAAWLFQHYKEEFSHAEDFIAFLQKRDITPELGDIKFSPVDVKTPLEVAKLILEHEQKVTARISKLLELARKEGDYATEIFLHSYISEQIEEEDIAKNNLDRFVLAGDNVSARLSVDLTFSGK, from the coding sequence ATGAAAAAAAATATAGCAAAAGCTATGAGCGAGCATGCGGTCTTTGAGATGTATTCAGGTTACATTTATTTACAAGCTTCTTTGGTTATGGAGCGTGAAAACTACAAAGGTTATGCCGCGTGGTTATTTCAGCATTACAAAGAAGAATTTTCTCACGCAGAAGATTTTATTGCATTTTTGCAAAAACGCGACATCACGCCTGAGCTTGGGGATATTAAATTTAGCCCAGTCGATGTCAAAACTCCGCTTGAAGTAGCAAAACTTATCCTAGAACACGAGCAAAAAGTTACCGCTCGTATTTCAAAACTGCTCGAATTAGCTAGAAAAGAGGGCGATTACGCTACTGAGATTTTCTTACACTCTTACATAAGCGAACAAATCGAAGAAGAAGACATCGCTAAAAATAATCTTGATAGATTTGTATTGGCCGGGGACAATGTATCTGCTAGACTTAGCGTAGATCTGACATTTTCTGGCAAATAA
- a CDS encoding 4'-phosphopantetheinyl transferase superfamily protein, giving the protein MQRFEIHISDKIFKFDKSKLDKKDKKSYKSRKNSADFLLSRSIKSRIKKRGKFCISHKKFDRNLQNFHIAAVGFSNKKFGIDLEILAERDFDSVIDFCFNEFEKNLMQICDKSEKTILFYQIYTIKEAIIKLENLAFSDLARVGLSTNQNEIKAKNHKGKFINFKTYLLYNRFLISVCFKE; this is encoded by the coding sequence ATGCAACGATTTGAAATACACATTAGCGATAAAATCTTTAAATTTGATAAATCAAAGCTAGATAAAAAAGACAAAAAATCATACAAATCCCGTAAAAATTCTGCTGATTTTTTGCTTTCTCGTTCTATTAAATCACGCATTAAAAAACGGGGCAAGTTTTGCATTTCGCATAAAAAATTTGATAGAAATTTGCAAAATTTCCATATCGCAGCTGTTGGCTTTTCAAATAAAAAATTTGGGATTGATTTGGAAATTTTAGCGGAGCGAGATTTTGACAGCGTGATTGATTTTTGTTTTAACGAATTTGAAAAAAATTTAATGCAAATTTGCGATAAAAGCGAAAAAACAATCCTTTTTTATCAAATTTACACCATCAAAGAAGCTATCATTAAGCTAGAAAATCTCGCATTTAGCGACCTTGCAAGGGTCGGGCTAAGCACAAATCAAAACGAAATCAAAGCCAAAAACCACAAAGGCAAATTTATAAATTTTAAAACTTATTTACTTTATAATAGATTTTTGATTTCTGTTTGTTTCAAGGAGTAA
- a CDS encoding NAD(P)/FAD-dependent oxidoreductase has protein sequence MYDALVIGAGPSGSVTAAFLHKAGLKVRVLEKETMPKFVIGESLLSNCNNILEEAGLLDAVYNYGFQYKNGAAFSWGEKYTYIDFCDKSSVGSGTTFQVPRADFDKLLIDEVQKLGVEVTYKCEVKAVDFSGQNAVLSVENNGISENLQSKFVLDASGYGRILPTLLNLETPSHLPPRSAYFTHIEDNITEPLYDRNKILITTHPVHRDVWIWLIPFSNGRCSIGVVGEKHIINPSNLEINSENNAEILKKCVYECPMLKRLLNNALWDTPVRNLNGYSKNVSRLYGDKYALLGNATEFLDPVFSSGVTIALYSAKIAAKCVIDEIKNGKADWENDYAKELMSGVDTFRVYVDGWYDGKFQDVIYYPKKDHKIKRYISSVLAGYAWDKSNPFVKDAKRHLDTLAELCK, from the coding sequence ATGTATGATGCTTTGGTAATTGGTGCTGGACCAAGTGGTAGCGTGACGGCGGCATTTTTGCACAAAGCCGGTCTTAAAGTGCGAGTTTTGGAAAAAGAAACCATGCCAAAATTCGTCATTGGCGAGAGTTTGCTCTCAAACTGCAACAACATCCTTGAAGAAGCAGGTCTATTAGACGCTGTTTATAACTACGGATTTCAATACAAAAACGGCGCAGCTTTTTCGTGGGGCGAAAAATACACATATATCGATTTTTGCGATAAATCAAGCGTTGGAAGCGGGACGACTTTTCAAGTCCCAAGGGCTGATTTTGACAAGCTTTTAATCGATGAAGTTCAAAAGTTGGGCGTAGAAGTAACCTACAAATGCGAAGTAAAAGCAGTCGATTTTAGCGGACAAAATGCAGTTTTAAGCGTGGAAAATAACGGCATTAGCGAAAATTTGCAAAGCAAATTTGTCCTTGATGCAAGTGGATACGGACGGATTTTGCCGACACTTTTAAATTTAGAAACGCCGTCGCATTTGCCACCTAGAAGTGCGTATTTTACGCATATAGAGGATAATATAACCGAGCCGCTTTATGATAGAAATAAGATTTTAATCACCACTCACCCCGTTCATAGAGATGTTTGGATTTGGTTGATTCCGTTTTCAAATGGGCGTTGTTCTATCGGCGTGGTTGGCGAAAAACATATCATAAATCCATCAAATTTAGAAATAAATTCTGAAAATAACGCCGAAATTCTTAAAAAATGCGTTTATGAATGCCCTATGCTAAAAAGGCTTTTAAACAATGCTCTCTGGGATACGCCTGTGCGAAATCTCAACGGATATTCAAAAAATGTAAGCCGTCTGTATGGCGATAAATACGCACTTTTGGGCAATGCGACTGAGTTTTTAGATCCTGTATTTAGCTCAGGCGTTACGATTGCATTGTATTCAGCTAAAATCGCCGCAAAATGCGTGATAGACGAGATCAAAAACGGCAAGGCTGATTGGGAAAATGATTACGCAAAAGAGCTAATGAGCGGCGTTGATACATTTAGAGTTTATGTCGATGGCTGGTATGATGGCAAATTCCAAGATGTGATTTATTATCCGAAAAAAGATCACAAAATCAAACGCTACATAAGCTCGGTTTTAGCGGGTTATGCGTGGGATAAAAGCAATCCATTTGTAAAAGATGCAAAAAGGCATTTAGATACCTTAGCTGAGCTTTGCAAATGA
- a CDS encoding beta-ketoacyl synthase N-terminal-like domain-containing protein has product MQIYLSSPGLISSAGNDTNAVFKAVCDKNSAIKKIENFYNNKSFVLGKISQNLDQICPKFKGDFANRTNQILFLAFMQIENEIKNAIAKFGSHRVGVVIGTTVTGVQSNFKAFENHAKTGEFKGYNTEQNSQGNPANFVRDFFGLKSVAVGISSACTSGNKAVIEAARLIKSGICDAVICGGSDGIDTLTVLGFESLGVLSDERLNPFSLNRKGTNLGEGAGVFLLSRDEISDIALLSYHANSDAFHITKPNPNATMQIEAINLALQKAGLDEVDYVNLHGTGTNANDIMESVAISSTLKNTPCSSSKPIFGHTLGAAGAIELGICFQAIKNGILPPQIYDKEQILPKINIIDEKIQTNIKTAMNLSFAFGGDNAVSVIGKI; this is encoded by the coding sequence ATGCAAATTTATCTAAGTAGCCCAGGTCTTATAAGCTCTGCCGGAAATGATACAAACGCCGTATTTAAGGCAGTTTGCGACAAAAACTCAGCCATAAAAAAAATAGAAAATTTTTATAATAACAAAAGCTTTGTTTTGGGCAAAATTTCGCAAAATTTAGATCAAATTTGCCCTAAATTTAAAGGAGATTTTGCAAATCGCACAAATCAAATTTTGTTTCTTGCTTTTATGCAGATTGAAAATGAGATTAAAAATGCGATTGCTAAATTTGGTTCGCACCGCGTCGGTGTGGTCATTGGCACGACCGTAACAGGCGTGCAAAGCAATTTTAAAGCCTTTGAAAATCACGCAAAAACGGGCGAATTTAAAGGATACAACACAGAGCAAAACTCTCAGGGAAATCCTGCGAATTTCGTGAGAGATTTTTTTGGCTTAAAAAGCGTTGCGGTGGGGATTTCGTCAGCTTGCACTAGCGGAAATAAAGCCGTAATCGAAGCTGCAAGGCTTATAAAAAGCGGGATTTGCGACGCTGTGATTTGCGGTGGGAGCGACGGGATCGATACTTTGACCGTCTTGGGATTTGAGAGTCTTGGAGTGCTAAGCGATGAGAGATTAAATCCGTTCTCTCTTAACCGAAAAGGCACGAATTTGGGCGAAGGAGCGGGAGTTTTTTTGCTAAGCCGTGATGAGATTTCAGACATTGCTTTGCTATCATACCACGCAAACTCGGACGCTTTTCATATAACCAAACCAAATCCAAATGCCACTATGCAAATTGAGGCGATAAATTTAGCCTTGCAAAAAGCGGGTTTGGACGAAGTGGATTATGTAAATTTACACGGCACAGGCACAAATGCAAACGACATTATGGAAAGCGTGGCGATAAGTTCGACGCTAAAAAACACGCCGTGTAGTTCGAGTAAGCCGATTTTTGGGCATACGCTAGGAGCTGCCGGTGCTATTGAACTTGGAATTTGCTTTCAAGCCATAAAAAACGGCATTTTGCCACCTCAAATTTACGATAAAGAGCAAATTTTGCCAAAAATAAATATAATAGATGAAAAAATACAGACAAACATAAAAACTGCGATGAATTTAAGCTTTGCTTTTGGCGGAGACAACGCAGTTAGCGTGATAGGAAAAATATGA
- a CDS encoding ApeP family dehydratase, whose translation MNIKSILPQSGYMVFLDEIKEIRQGEIVCGVKIPPNSPFVENGRLESCTYIEIMAQSIAAYAGSNDKIELGFLLSCRKMDIFRPFVNVGDELIIKAVESLSDGAGMFVFDCEILLSNECVARASLSVLNPSKEFLDKAINE comes from the coding sequence ATGAATATAAAATCAATTTTGCCCCAAAGCGGATATATGGTTTTTTTGGACGAAATCAAAGAAATCAGGCAAGGCGAGATAGTTTGTGGTGTGAAAATTCCACCCAATTCGCCATTTGTAGAAAACGGACGACTTGAAAGCTGCACATATATCGAAATAATGGCACAATCAATCGCGGCGTATGCAGGAAGCAACGATAAAATCGAGCTTGGATTTTTGCTAAGTTGTCGCAAAATGGATATTTTCCGCCCTTTTGTAAATGTGGGCGATGAGCTAATCATAAAGGCAGTCGAGAGTCTAAGCGACGGGGCCGGAATGTTTGTGTTTGATTGTGAAATTTTGCTTAGCAATGAGTGCGTTGCAAGGGCGAGTTTGAGTGTGTTAAATCCAAGCAAAGAATTTTTAGATAAGGCGATAAATGAATAG
- the fabG gene encoding 3-oxoacyl-ACP reductase FabG, which yields MNRRVLITGSSAGIGKACALRLAKAGYEVVLHGRNLINLQAVADEICKFSGKKPEILNFDVADTEGAKEILTKDLQNGVYYGVILNAGITRDNTFAGLEEIEWKSVIDTNLNSFYNVLNPVLMPMIRAKSPARIIVMSSVSAIMGNRGQSNYAASKAGLIAAAKSLAIELASRKITVNCIAPGLIDTAMTDLGELKDEIIKQIPARRIGEADEVAALAEFLLSENASYITRQVIGVNGGLC from the coding sequence ATGAATAGGCGGGTTTTGATTACAGGTTCTAGTGCTGGGATCGGCAAGGCGTGTGCTTTAAGACTAGCAAAAGCCGGTTATGAAGTGGTTTTGCACGGGCGAAATTTGATAAATTTACAAGCCGTAGCGGATGAAATTTGCAAATTTAGCGGCAAAAAGCCTGAAATTTTAAATTTTGATGTCGCAGATACTGAGGGGGCAAAAGAAATTCTTACAAAAGATTTGCAAAACGGCGTGTATTACGGCGTGATTTTAAACGCAGGAATCACGCGAGATAACACATTTGCAGGGCTTGAAGAGATTGAGTGGAAAAGCGTAATTGATACAAATTTAAATAGTTTTTACAATGTGCTAAATCCCGTGCTAATGCCGATGATAAGGGCAAAAAGTCCGGCTAGAATAATCGTAATGAGCTCAGTTAGCGCAATCATGGGAAATCGCGGACAGAGCAATTACGCCGCTAGTAAAGCAGGCCTTATCGCAGCGGCAAAATCTTTGGCGATTGAGCTTGCAAGCAGGAAAATAACCGTTAATTGCATAGCACCGGGGCTAATAGATACGGCGATGACGGATTTGGGCGAATTAAAAGATGAGATAATCAAGCAAATTCCGGCTCGTCGCATCGGGGAAGCAGACGAAGTGGCGGCTTTGGCTGAGTTTTTGCTAAGCGAAAATGCTAGCTATATCACAAGACAAGTAATAGGAGTAAATGGCGGATTATGTTAA
- a CDS encoding beta-ketoacyl-ACP synthase, which produces MLNRVVVTGFGNVCAFGREWSEIRAKFEAKQNAVKFMSEWDRFGSELNTRLAAPIINYAPPSQWDRKQLRSLGIVSQYAVEAAGLALKDAGLLDDESIKDGRMGVAAGSSTGSTEAMSQAVTLLLGMESNFNANTYIRMMPHTTAANISIFYGLKGRMIPTSSACTSASHAIGYSYEAIKYGQIDMMLAGGAEELCPSEAFVFDRLFATSCKNDAPKTAPAPFDADRDGLVLGEGGSMLVLESLESAKKRNAKIYAEIVGFGSSCDGTHITRPQSATMKEAMRLALKDANLTPEKIGYINAHATATKQGDIAESHATNELFGDKVAISSLKSYLGHTLGACGALESFFSIMMMKQSRFYPNLNLNKVDCECANLNYLRDITEIKTEFVMNNNFAFGGVNTSLIFRDFKE; this is translated from the coding sequence ATGTTAAATAGGGTTGTTGTTACTGGTTTTGGAAATGTTTGTGCGTTTGGGCGTGAGTGGAGCGAGATAAGAGCTAAATTTGAAGCTAAGCAAAATGCCGTTAAATTTATGAGCGAGTGGGATAGATTTGGGAGTGAATTAAATACTCGCTTAGCCGCTCCGATAATAAACTACGCACCGCCTTCGCAGTGGGATAGAAAACAACTTCGCTCTTTGGGGATAGTTTCTCAATACGCCGTCGAAGCAGCAGGACTAGCCTTAAAAGATGCTGGACTTTTAGATGATGAGAGCATAAAAGACGGGCGAATGGGCGTGGCAGCAGGGTCAAGCACAGGAAGCACAGAAGCCATGTCTCAGGCGGTTACTTTGCTACTTGGCATGGAGAGCAATTTTAATGCAAACACATATATAAGAATGATGCCACACACCACAGCAGCAAATATTTCTATTTTTTATGGGCTAAAAGGTCGCATGATTCCGACAAGTTCGGCTTGTACGAGTGCAAGTCATGCCATAGGATACTCTTATGAAGCCATAAAATACGGACAAATCGATATGATGTTAGCAGGTGGCGCAGAAGAGCTTTGTCCTAGCGAAGCCTTTGTTTTTGATAGATTGTTTGCGACAAGTTGCAAAAATGATGCGCCAAAAACCGCTCCTGCGCCGTTTGATGCGGATAGAGACGGGCTAGTTTTGGGCGAAGGCGGATCGATGCTAGTTTTAGAGAGTTTAGAAAGTGCAAAAAAAAGAAATGCCAAAATTTACGCTGAAATTGTAGGTTTTGGATCAAGTTGTGATGGCACTCACATCACTAGACCGCAAAGTGCCACGATGAAAGAAGCTATGCGTTTAGCTTTAAAAGATGCAAATTTGACGCCTGAAAAAATCGGCTACATAAACGCTCACGCCACAGCTACCAAACAAGGCGACATTGCAGAAAGCCATGCTACAAATGAGCTTTTTGGAGATAAAGTAGCAATTAGCTCACTTAAAAGCTATCTTGGCCATACTTTGGGGGCGTGCGGGGCATTGGAGAGTTTTTTTAGTATAATGATGATGAAACAAAGTAGGTTTTATCCAAATTTAAATTTAAATAAAGTAGATTGCGAGTGCGCAAATTTAAACTATTTGCGCGATATTACTGAGATAAAAACCGAATTTGTAATGAATAATAATTTCGCATTTGGCGGGGTTAATACATCTTTGATTTTTAGAGATTTTAAAGAGTAA
- a CDS encoding excinuclease ABC subunit A yields MKKFVLFLGAMLLTSSVWAKNDVMRFSIQGALNDPRAKEVLDPSIKLYFGKDGGKAKKITQQLSANKKTNGVGKSDEAACNWAFLSAIKTFQERAKREGGSKVVNLSSYYYKNEFISSKEFECGVGNIMVGVTLRGYIAK; encoded by the coding sequence ATGAAAAAATTTGTTTTATTTTTAGGTGCAATGCTACTTACTAGCAGTGTTTGGGCGAAAAATGATGTAATGCGATTTTCTATTCAGGGTGCATTAAACGACCCAAGAGCAAAAGAGGTGCTAGATCCTAGCATTAAGTTATATTTTGGTAAAGACGGCGGTAAAGCTAAAAAAATTACCCAGCAGCTCTCAGCCAACAAAAAGACAAACGGCGTAGGCAAAAGCGATGAAGCAGCCTGCAACTGGGCGTTTTTATCTGCGATTAAGACTTTTCAAGAAAGAGCCAAAAGAGAAGGCGGAAGCAAGGTTGTAAATCTTTCTAGCTACTATTATAAAAATGAATTTATAAGCAGTAAAGAATTTGAGTGCGGTGTCGGAAATATAATGGTCGGCGTTACACTTCGTGGCTATATTGCAAAATAA
- a CDS encoding 4Fe-4S dicluster domain-containing protein — translation MSKTHQFVITNPGLCIGCKACEKACVKESIKRGKLGITRIKVSKVEKTSSTNQCRQCDDAPCAVVCPSGALQNLGDFVHLNEHLCIGCGLCTVACPYGAISLDCMDVFGVDRDESDLSQPGFPNIAVKCDICDGRVEGSACVEACPKGAIIMLDFKDNHKFGKKLKDTENMQEFIHAISGKKVDVEKFVPKAPPKPAPATPNAEAANSETSANSQEKPKKDENSANLQNPTDNKEDNA, via the coding sequence TTGAGTAAAACACATCAATTTGTCATTACAAATCCCGGTCTTTGTATAGGCTGTAAGGCCTGTGAAAAGGCTTGCGTTAAAGAATCTATAAAACGCGGAAAGTTAGGGATTACCAGAATTAAGGTTTCCAAAGTAGAAAAAACTTCTTCTACAAATCAGTGTCGTCAGTGCGACGATGCTCCGTGTGCGGTCGTTTGTCCTAGCGGTGCTTTACAAAATTTGGGCGATTTCGTCCATTTAAATGAGCATTTATGTATAGGCTGTGGGCTTTGCACGGTAGCATGTCCGTATGGTGCGATTAGTCTTGATTGTATGGATGTTTTTGGCGTAGATAGAGATGAAAGCGATCTATCTCAGCCCGGATTTCCTAATATCGCCGTAAAATGCGATATTTGCGACGGTAGAGTCGAAGGTTCTGCTTGTGTTGAAGCCTGTCCAAAAGGTGCTATTATTATGCTGGATTTTAAAGACAACCATAAATTCGGCAAAAAGCTAAAAGATACGGAAAATATGCAGGAATTTATCCACGCAATAAGCGGAAAAAAGGTAGATGTAGAAAAATTTGTGCCAAAAGCACCGCCAAAACCTGCACCTGCAACTCCTAATGCAGAAGCTGCAAATTCCGAAACTTCTGCAAATTCGCAAGAAAAACCGAAAAAAGACGAGAATTCGGCGAATTTGCAAAATCCAACGGATAACAAGGAAGACAATGCTTAA
- a CDS encoding proton-conducting transporter transmembrane domain-containing protein yields MLKFLFFSYLCVGIISLILYKSKKIAFYFGFVSNALISLLGALYFITNLNSKYEFSLKGFLFEPNFMLTPFGAFFSFIICFIGAMSAIYSLGYLKNFKVNFAVFSSLFSFFMLSMLMVLNSNDVFGFIVLWELMTLVSALMLKFNDTPSSNYSVMLYLGVAQVGAFCLVIAMLIMANTSGSLHFSDWNFNSPSLFICILLFIGFGTKAGLAPFHVWSPIVYPHVNSNVSALFSSAMSKVAIFGLIKFMLIAKIPASFALAMMILGGFGAIWGIIFATLQNEYKKLIAYSSVENMGIILLALGAGLYGLSTQNAILTAFGLAGAIFHSLNHSVFKAILFFAAGNVYVASKKLKINSLGGLAKFMPISAICALVAIFSAVAIPLFNGFASEWLIYKALLTNTGSFYSKLIFAISTIALTLAGVLCAFAFVKFYGLVFSGKEKEDSYREASIFSLIPMVILSAFCVIFALISPILIKEICSFLPTNADATTMSFSLLWLCLIAMLILPFAILLAFKSPFEKPKLSDPWANGFKFQSEFLPNSNTAVGDLRRVLAKFMCIKMRKKGASYSIVVKDVFMEYIYKPIIDINMKIADKIAIMQNGKSATYAFYMVLYLGILGLGIFYFFGGKL; encoded by the coding sequence ATGCTTAAATTTCTATTTTTTTCTTATTTATGTGTCGGAATAATAAGCTTAATTCTTTATAAATCCAAAAAAATAGCTTTTTATTTTGGATTTGTTTCAAATGCGCTTATTTCGCTTTTAGGTGCGCTTTATTTTATAACAAATCTAAACTCGAAATATGAATTTAGCTTAAAAGGATTTTTGTTTGAACCAAATTTTATGCTAACGCCGTTTGGGGCTTTTTTTAGCTTTATAATCTGCTTTATAGGGGCGATGAGTGCAATTTATTCGCTTGGATACCTAAAAAATTTCAAGGTAAATTTTGCAGTTTTTTCATCACTATTTAGCTTTTTTATGCTTAGCATGTTAATGGTTCTAAATAGCAACGATGTGTTTGGATTTATCGTGCTTTGGGAATTAATGACATTAGTATCTGCACTAATGCTTAAATTTAACGATACCCCAAGCTCAAATTACAGCGTTATGCTCTATCTTGGGGTAGCACAAGTCGGTGCATTTTGTTTAGTTATTGCAATGCTTATTATGGCAAATACTAGCGGAAGTTTGCATTTTAGTGATTGGAATTTTAATTCTCCATCTCTTTTTATCTGCATTTTGCTTTTTATAGGATTTGGCACGAAAGCAGGTCTAGCGCCTTTTCATGTATGGAGTCCGATAGTTTATCCGCATGTAAATTCAAATGTTTCGGCACTTTTTAGCTCTGCTATGAGCAAAGTTGCGATTTTTGGTTTGATTAAATTTATGCTGATTGCAAAAATTCCTGCTTCTTTTGCCTTAGCTATGATGATTTTGGGTGGATTTGGAGCGATTTGGGGCATAATTTTTGCTACACTTCAAAACGAGTATAAAAAGCTTATCGCTTATAGTTCGGTTGAAAATATGGGCATAATTTTACTTGCTCTTGGTGCCGGGCTTTACGGACTTAGCACACAAAATGCTATTTTAACGGCATTTGGCTTAGCAGGAGCGATTTTTCATAGTCTAAACCACAGCGTTTTTAAAGCAATTTTGTTTTTTGCGGCAGGAAATGTATATGTCGCAAGCAAAAAACTAAAAATCAACTCACTTGGCGGTTTAGCCAAATTTATGCCAATAAGTGCGATATGTGCTTTGGTTGCAATTTTTAGTGCGGTTGCGATTCCGCTGTTTAACGGATTTGCAAGTGAGTGGTTGATTTATAAAGCCTTACTTACAAATACAGGTTCGTTTTATTCTAAACTAATCTTTGCGATTTCGACTATCGCTTTAACATTAGCTGGTGTGCTTTGTGCGTTTGCCTTTGTTAAATTTTATGGACTTGTTTTTAGCGGAAAAGAAAAAGAAGATTCTTATAGGGAAGCTTCGATTTTTTCACTGATTCCTATGGTGATACTATCTGCATTTTGTGTTATTTTTGCTCTAATTTCACCGATACTAATCAAAGAAATTTGCAGCTTTTTGCCGACTAATGCAGACGCCACAACGATGTCATTTTCGCTACTTTGGCTATGTTTGATTGCTATGCTTATTTTGCCGTTTGCGATTTTACTAGCTTTTAAATCGCCATTTGAGAAACCAAAATTAAGCGATCCGTGGGCAAACGGATTTAAATTCCAGAGTGAATTTTTACCAAATTCAAACACAGCCGTAGGCGATTTAAGACGAGTTTTGGCTAAATTTATGTGCATAAAAATGCGTAAAAAAGGTGCGTCTTATAGCATTGTCGTAAAAGATGTTTTTATGGAGTATATCTATAAGCCTATAATCGATATTAATATGAAAATAGCCGATAAAATCGCCATTATGCAAAACGGCAAGAGTGCGACTTACGCATTTTATATGGTGCTTTACCTTGGCATTTTAGGTTTGGGAATATTTTACTTTTTTGGAGGCAAACTATGA